One Acinetobacter colistiniresistens DNA segment encodes these proteins:
- a CDS encoding glutathione S-transferase family protein — protein MALQLYTNNFSRGVVVDWLLIELGIECERIEVAFQTEMKAPEYLKINPFGKVPVLVDGDIVVYELDAICAYLADKFAEKGLAPALDDPKRGIYYRWLFFISGPWEAASTNKKLGVEVAADQKVSVGYGDYQDAYNALLQGLSEVDPYLCGQQFTAADVTVAAMLFWQLKMGDVQSHPAIEHYLNNVKQRPSYQKFAAFFSNV, from the coding sequence ATGGCTCTTCAACTTTATACCAATAATTTTTCGCGTGGCGTCGTGGTTGACTGGTTGCTCATTGAGTTGGGCATTGAATGTGAACGTATTGAAGTTGCTTTCCAAACCGAAATGAAAGCTCCAGAATATCTAAAAATTAATCCCTTTGGCAAAGTGCCCGTACTGGTGGATGGTGATATTGTTGTATATGAGTTAGATGCAATTTGTGCGTATTTGGCCGATAAATTTGCCGAAAAAGGTTTGGCACCAGCACTGGATGACCCTAAACGTGGGATATATTATCGCTGGTTGTTCTTTATCTCTGGCCCGTGGGAAGCAGCATCGACCAATAAAAAGTTGGGTGTTGAAGTGGCAGCAGATCAGAAAGTATCGGTGGGATATGGCGATTATCAAGATGCCTATAATGCCTTGCTGCAAGGATTAAGTGAGGTTGATCCCTATTTATGTGGTCAGCAATTTACGGCCGCCGATGTCACGGTTGCTGCTATGTTATTTTGGCAATTGAAAATGGGTGACGTTCAATCTCATCCTGCGATTGAACATTATCTAAATAATGTTAAACAGCGTCCAAGCTACCAAAAATTTGCTGCATTCTTTAGCAATGTCTAA
- a CDS encoding LysR substrate-binding domain-containing protein, with the protein MELRHLRYFITVAEELSFSKAALKLHTAQPSLSQQIKDLENDVGVQLLHRTKRKVELTDEGQVFLEQARLTLIQAEKAIVMARQVAAAKAQCLSIGFVPSAEIRIFPYLLPRLRFKLPKLQIRTLNLKERDQISKLKKGDLDIIFINQKFENETFASQLVFKEPLLFLLPKQHPLAQCVNIDLAQLHNLPLTILTAKLSPALAQSITQYIKQQQIHFQCIDEAATIAEAIQMVQSGRHCAILPAYIQALATEHVVIGHLSHALPYLEVYMSYQRHEPSLAIKQLLTEISRIFALDSPSTRKRTVLK; encoded by the coding sequence TTACGCTATTTCATTACCGTTGCTGAAGAACTGAGTTTTAGTAAAGCAGCACTGAAACTACACACAGCACAGCCCTCACTTAGTCAACAAATTAAAGATCTCGAAAATGATGTTGGTGTACAACTGTTGCACCGGACCAAACGAAAAGTTGAACTTACCGATGAGGGGCAAGTTTTTCTGGAACAGGCCCGTTTAACCCTGATTCAAGCAGAGAAAGCCATCGTCATGGCGCGCCAAGTTGCTGCTGCTAAAGCTCAATGTTTAAGCATTGGTTTTGTTCCCTCGGCAGAAATTCGTATTTTCCCTTATCTATTACCACGCTTGAGGTTCAAATTGCCGAAACTGCAGATTCGAACGCTCAACCTGAAAGAACGGGATCAGATCAGCAAACTCAAAAAAGGTGATTTGGATATTATTTTTATTAATCAAAAATTCGAAAATGAGACTTTTGCAAGCCAATTGGTTTTTAAAGAACCGTTGCTGTTCCTGCTTCCCAAACAGCACCCTTTGGCCCAATGTGTAAACATTGACCTCGCGCAACTGCACAACCTCCCCCTCACGATTTTGACCGCTAAGCTTTCCCCCGCTTTGGCGCAAAGCATTACCCAGTACATTAAGCAGCAACAGATTCATTTTCAATGTATAGATGAAGCCGCAACCATCGCTGAAGCGATTCAAATGGTACAATCAGGTCGACACTGTGCCATTTTGCCTGCCTATATCCAAGCCTTAGCCACCGAGCACGTTGTTATTGGTCATTTAAGTCATGCACTTCCATATCTGGAGGTCTATATGAGCTATCAAAGACATGAACCGAGTCTCGCAATAAAGCAATTACTGACCGAAATCAGCCGTATCTTTGCATTAGACAGCCCATCCACACGTAAACGGACTGTTTTAAAATAA